The DNA window AATGCCGCACGAAAATGACGACACCTGAAAGTGGCAGCCAGAGCGATCGGCGACTGTGGAATTTCTGGAAAGTGCCCTCGCCTGCGGCGGGCGAATACAGTCCGAATCGTCAGTCTTACTGACGAAACGTCTGCAAGAAGGACAAACCCGCGGTCTCTTTGCCCGCATTGGACCAAAGTCGCGCGGCATTATGAACAGAAGAGACAGGAAACGGCCTGCGCCGGATGATTTTTCCGTGGATCTTTTCGAAAAATCTAGAGATCTCAATAGGAAAGCTATATGGTATGATGATTCAGCAAGAAAACGGGCAAGGTAAGCCCGATCATTTTGACCACATTTTTTTCATAGCCTGCCTTGAATATCGACGCGAGAAGACAACCTGAAATTGCCAGTGAGTGTTGCTAATTCGTACACGCTTTCTATTTATTTGATGATCAAATAAAAGAATTGGTCGCGGGTGATCATCTCGCGTCCAAATGAACGTGTCAGATGAAAACGTTCAGGCAAATGCTCTCGCCACGATGAGAATGCCTGCATGAGGAAGGTTCAACGTTGCGCCGAAGACGAGTCACCCTGAGCCAGATCGCAGCGGAGCTCAATGTTTCCACAGCCACCGTTTCGCTGGCCTTGCGCGACAATCCGGCCGTCTCCAGCGAGACCAGGCAACGCGTCCGCGAGCGTGCGGCGGATCTTGGCTACATCTACAATCGGCAGGCAGCCAGCCTGCGCACGGCGCGCACCAACATCATCGGCGTCGTTGTCAACGACGTCATCAATCCCTATTTCGCCGAGGTTTTCCGCGCCGTCGAGAACGAGCTGGAACGCGAAGGCGTTACGATCCTGATCTGCAACCATCGCGACGACCTCGCCCGCCAGCAGACCTTCGTGTCCGTGCTGCAGCAGCAGAACGCCGACGGCCTCGTCATCTGTCCCTCGCTCGGCACGACGGCGGCCGATATCGAGCAGATTACCCGCTCCGGCACGCCCGTCACGCTGATCTGCCGCGACGTCGAAGGTGCGACGGTGCCGATCGTGCGCGGCGACGACTTCAAGGGCACCTACGACCTCACCACGCACCTGATCTCGCTCGGCCACAAGCACATCGCCATGATCGGCGGCCGGCGCAAGACGTCATCCGGCCGCGACCGCTACGGCGGGTTCCTCGCCGCGATGGAGCAAGCCGGCCTGAGTGTTTCGGAAACCTCTGACGTCCCCGAAATCATGACATCGGCGGAAGGCAAGGCCGCGGTTGAGCGGCTCCTGCTGGCCGATCCCCGCCCGACGGCCATCGTCTGTTTCAACGACCTGCTCGCCATCGGCGTCATGTCCGGGCTCTATCGCAACAAGCTGCGCCCCGGCATCGACATTGCCGTGACGGGCTTCGACGATGTCGACGGGTCCGAGACCTGGACGCCGTCGCTGACGACCGTCAGAAACGGCTCCGACGAGATCGGCCGGCAGGCGGCAAGCGCCATCATGGCGCTGGTCAACGACCGCCCCCTGCCCTTCGACCGGCTGCTCATTCCGCCGAAGCTGGAGATCCGCGAA is part of the Hartmannibacter diazotrophicus genome and encodes:
- a CDS encoding LacI family DNA-binding transcriptional regulator, with the protein product MRRRRVTLSQIAAELNVSTATVSLALRDNPAVSSETRQRVRERAADLGYIYNRQAASLRTARTNIIGVVVNDVINPYFAEVFRAVENELEREGVTILICNHRDDLARQQTFVSVLQQQNADGLVICPSLGTTAADIEQITRSGTPVTLICRDVEGATVPIVRGDDFKGTYDLTTHLISLGHKHIAMIGGRRKTSSGRDRYGGFLAAMEQAGLSVSETSDVPEIMTSAEGKAAVERLLLADPRPTAIVCFNDLLAIGVMSGLYRNKLRPGIDIAVTGFDDVDGSETWTPSLTTVRNGSDEIGRQAASAIMALVNDRPLPFDRLLIPPKLEIRESSPPPSPERKAS